The Methanomassiliicoccales archaeon region GATCTTTTCACTTTCCGCGACAAGTGTTCATGCGGTGGAGAAGGGTGCCCCAGCTGCACGATCATGTACTCGTTGAATAAAAAAGGACCGTGCGAGGTGTATTCGGGCGACCTGGAGCCGCTGGGCGGAAATGAACTCAGAGTGAAGGATGAGCTTATTCCTATAGTGAAGCTCGGTCCTGGGCAGGCGCTTCTAGTATACGCGTCTGCGCAGCTTGGAACGGCGAAGCAGCATGCAAAGTGGCAGGTGACGAACGGCGTGGCATACAAGTACTACCCTGAAATCACCATAGACTACAACAAATGCGAGAACGAAGACGCCTGCGTCGATGTGTGTCCTCGCCGTTGTTTCGGCAAGAAAGACGGAAAGACTGTCGTTGAAGATGCGGAAGCGTGCATTCTCTGCATGGCCTGCGTCGAGGCTTGCTCGAACAAAGCTCTGACGGTCAAAGGAAATACCGAAAAGTTCCTGTTTGAATTTGAGACAGATGGATCGCTCAGTGCTGAGAAAACGCTGATAACTGCTCTCAAGATC contains the following coding sequences:
- a CDS encoding DNA-directed RNA polymerase subunit D, with protein sequence MEIKILELTETKAKFILSGANPEVANALRRCLISEIPKMAIDTVEFHLGPIMDEEGNEYESVSPLFDEIIAHRLGMVPVPTDLDLFTFRDKCSCGGEGCPSCTIMYSLNKKGPCEVYSGDLEPLGGNELRVKDELIPIVKLGPGQALLVYASAQLGTAKQHAKWQVTNGVAYKYYPEITIDYNKCENEDACVDVCPRRCFGKKDGKTVVEDAEACILCMACVEACSNKALTVKGNTEKFLFEFETDGSLSAEKTLITALKILEKKFEDFRELVSSIES